GTCGCATTCGCGGGGGCGCTCGGCGCGAGCCTCCTGCTCTACGCCGTCGCGGCCGCGGGCGGGCGCGCGCCGGCGCACAGCCTGCTGCTCACCGGCGTGGTCTTCAACGCCTTCGCGTCGTCGGCGATCGTGTTCGCGACTAGCGCCGCGGATCTCGCGCGCGTGGCCGGCGTGTTCCTGTGGCTGATCGGCTCGATCCGCCTGGTCGAGCCGGTGCTGCAGGCCGCGGTGGCCGTGCTGCTCGCGGTCGGGCTCGCGATCGGGCTGCGCTTCGCCTACGCGCTGAACCTGATCGCGCAGGGCGACGAGACCGCGTCACATCTCGGTGTAGACGTGCCCTCGGTGCGGCGCTGGGTGCTGGCCGGCACGGCGCTCATGATCGGCGCGTCGGTCTCGGTCTCGGGGCTGATCGGCTTCGTGGGGCTGATCGTGCCGCACCTGTTGCGGCTGGCGTTCGGCTCCGATCACCGGCTCTTGGTGCCGGGCTCGGCGCTCGGCGGTGCGGCGTTTCT
The sequence above is drawn from the Myxococcota bacterium genome and encodes:
- a CDS encoding iron ABC transporter permease produces the protein MTRLSRPAVLALLALLLVAALAASLWLGSVEHPSREIVLGIRLPRALLAAMVGAGLATAGALLQALLQNPLADPYVLGISGGAALGGVAALALGSGLWLGAAAVPLVAFAGALGASLLLYAVAAAGGRAPAHSLLLTGVVFNAFASSAIVFATSAADLARVAGVFLWLIGSIRLVEPVLQAAVAVLLAVGLAIGLRFAYALNLIAQGDETASHLGVDVPSVRRWVLAGTALMIGASVSVSGLIGFVGLIVPHLLRLAFGSDHRLLVPGSALGGAAFLVVADTLARVVLAPTELPVGALTALIGGPLFLVLLRRDLARMPA